The Alistipes sp. ZOR0009 genome window below encodes:
- a CDS encoding acyl-CoA carboxylase subunit beta: MQDNRTPFERFVRRKEMLDKQYDEQYKQKQHKKGKLTAKERLDILFDKGTFEELDAYARPFNSKKGAPFGDGLICGHGKINGRKVFAYAQDFNFMGGSLGATHAQKIIKVQGMARKMGHPIVGLIDSGGARIQEGIASLAGYAGIFLNNIKSSGIIPQISVILGPAAGGAVYSPALTDFIFMTRHTAQMFVTGPEVVKEVLNEEITFEQLGGADVHASKSGVAQFVYDDEEHTLLGVRKLLRYLPSNNIELAPFDSSPVYAPEKPEKLSLIIPDESIRPYDMLEIIENIIDQDSLFEVSELYAANIITAFGRLNGQVIGIVANQPKVLAGVLDTNSAMKAARFVRFCDAFNIPLLVLEDVPGFLPGSEQEHAGLIRHGAKLLYAFGEASVPKVTVIIRKAYGGAYIVMNSINIGGDFNFAWPTAEVAVMGPESAVKILNRREIESAENPEQLKQQLIAQYKEEVANPYIADELGYIDEVIDPAITRDKLISAFDLLRNKYMDKSPRKHGNIPL, from the coding sequence ATGCAAGACAATAGAACACCGTTTGAACGATTTGTCCGCAGAAAAGAGATGCTCGACAAGCAGTACGACGAGCAGTACAAGCAAAAACAGCACAAAAAGGGGAAATTAACGGCCAAGGAACGCCTCGACATCCTTTTCGACAAGGGTACATTCGAGGAACTTGACGCCTATGCCCGTCCGTTCAACTCAAAAAAAGGAGCCCCATTTGGAGATGGCCTTATTTGCGGTCATGGGAAGATAAATGGGCGGAAAGTATTCGCCTACGCGCAGGATTTCAACTTTATGGGAGGCTCACTAGGAGCCACGCACGCCCAAAAAATTATCAAGGTGCAAGGGATGGCCCGAAAAATGGGACATCCTATAGTTGGGCTAATCGACTCGGGTGGAGCAAGAATACAGGAAGGAATAGCAAGCCTTGCCGGATATGCAGGCATCTTTCTGAACAACATAAAATCGTCGGGCATCATTCCGCAAATATCCGTAATTCTGGGTCCAGCAGCAGGTGGCGCCGTTTACTCTCCTGCCCTCACCGACTTCATCTTTATGACCCGACATACCGCTCAGATGTTCGTTACGGGTCCAGAGGTGGTTAAGGAGGTACTCAACGAGGAGATAACCTTCGAGCAGCTGGGAGGAGCAGACGTACATGCGAGCAAAAGCGGCGTTGCCCAGTTTGTTTACGACGACGAGGAGCATACCCTGCTGGGTGTACGCAAGCTGCTACGCTACCTTCCCTCAAACAACATCGAACTAGCGCCATTCGACAGCTCGCCCGTATACGCCCCCGAGAAACCAGAAAAGCTAAGCCTAATTATTCCTGACGAATCAATCAGGCCATACGATATGCTTGAAATTATCGAGAATATCATCGATCAGGATAGCCTTTTTGAGGTTTCTGAGCTCTATGCAGCCAACATCATCACAGCCTTTGGCCGACTAAATGGACAGGTGATAGGTATTGTGGCTAACCAACCTAAAGTTTTAGCAGGGGTGCTGGATACGAACTCGGCCATGAAGGCTGCGCGTTTTGTCCGCTTCTGCGATGCCTTCAATATTCCGCTGCTGGTTCTGGAAGATGTCCCTGGATTCCTACCAGGCTCGGAGCAGGAGCATGCGGGGCTAATACGCCACGGAGCAAAGCTGCTATACGCATTTGGAGAAGCTTCGGTGCCTAAAGTTACGGTTATCATCCGCAAAGCTTACGGAGGAGCCTACATTGTAATGAACAGCATCAATATTGGAGGAGATTTCAACTTTGCATGGCCTACCGCCGAGGTGGCCGTAATGGGACCAGAAAGTGCCGTGAAGATACTTAACCGCAGGGAGATTGAAAGCGCTGAAAATCCAGAGCAGCTCAAGCAGCAGCTTATTGCCCAATACAAGGAGGAGGTAGCTAACCCCTACATTGCTGATGAGCTCGGGTATATTGACGAGGTAATCGATCCGGCCATCACCCGCGATAAGCTTATCTCGGCATTTGACCTACTTCGCAACAAGTACATGGACAAATCGCCCCGTAAGCACGGCAACATCCCACTTTAA
- a CDS encoding acetyl/propionyl/methylcrotonyl-CoA carboxylase subunit alpha yields the protein MLPKSILIANRGEIAIRIMRTAKNMGIKTYALQTPQEANAHYLKFADEVIKVREENLSGPVFLNIDELISYAKEHKIESIHPGYGFLSENPELAKRCEDEGILFIGPSHESIHAMGNKNVAKELASTINIPLIKGSKGAILNFMEAKRQAAEIGYPIMLKALAGGGGKGMRVVRKEKELETSYKLAVNEAVSSFNNGAMLIEKYIEHPRHIEIQVLADKYGNAVHLFERECSIQRKHQKLLEEAPSAVLTEKLRKQMGDLAIKLCKYVGYSTLGTVEFLLDSQNNFYFLEMNTRVQVEHPVTEAISGIDLIEQQIRTAAGEKLQLKQSDLSINGWAIEFRINAEDVQAGFAPNFGIIDEMSFPEDPNLRVDTGFVPGTVIPTMYDSMIAKLIITGKTRSEAIENSIRILDASTVKGIKTTIPFFKTTLRHPDFVRGKIDTSFVQDKLTQTFYQEKNEEMAAAMIALQAYLDEVRKIEEDEVGVTNASPWISRMWHKLS from the coding sequence ATGTTACCAAAATCGATACTTATTGCCAATAGAGGAGAAATTGCCATCCGCATAATGAGGACGGCAAAAAATATGGGCATCAAGACGTATGCGCTACAGACTCCTCAAGAAGCCAACGCCCACTACCTTAAATTTGCCGATGAGGTAATTAAGGTACGCGAGGAGAACCTCTCTGGCCCTGTATTTCTAAACATCGACGAGCTGATTAGCTACGCCAAAGAGCATAAAATAGAGTCCATCCACCCCGGGTACGGCTTTCTTTCGGAGAATCCAGAGCTAGCCAAGCGCTGCGAAGATGAGGGCATCCTATTTATAGGTCCATCGCACGAGTCTATCCACGCAATGGGAAATAAAAACGTTGCCAAGGAGCTTGCCTCCACCATCAACATCCCCCTTATCAAAGGTAGCAAAGGCGCTATCCTCAACTTTATGGAGGCAAAGCGACAAGCAGCCGAGATTGGCTACCCAATAATGCTAAAGGCGCTTGCCGGTGGCGGTGGTAAGGGAATGCGCGTTGTGCGCAAGGAAAAGGAGCTAGAGACATCGTATAAGCTTGCCGTAAACGAGGCCGTAAGCTCGTTTAATAACGGAGCGATGCTTATCGAAAAGTACATTGAGCATCCTCGACACATAGAGATACAGGTGCTCGCCGACAAGTATGGAAATGCTGTTCATCTTTTTGAACGCGAATGCTCCATCCAGCGCAAGCATCAAAAATTGCTGGAGGAGGCCCCCTCGGCTGTACTTACCGAGAAGCTGCGCAAGCAAATGGGCGATTTGGCGATTAAGCTATGCAAGTATGTTGGCTACTCCACCCTTGGAACTGTAGAGTTTCTGCTCGACAGCCAAAACAACTTCTACTTCCTCGAGATGAACACCCGCGTACAGGTAGAGCATCCGGTTACCGAAGCCATCAGCGGCATCGACCTAATAGAGCAGCAGATAAGGACGGCGGCAGGAGAAAAGCTGCAGCTAAAGCAAAGCGATCTAAGCATTAACGGTTGGGCCATAGAGTTCCGCATTAACGCAGAAGATGTGCAAGCTGGCTTTGCCCCCAACTTCGGCATTATCGACGAGATGTCCTTCCCCGAAGATCCCAACTTGCGGGTAGATACCGGATTTGTACCCGGTACGGTTATCCCTACGATGTACGATTCGATGATTGCCAAGTTGATAATTACCGGAAAAACTCGTAGTGAGGCCATCGAAAACTCCATTCGAATACTTGACGCATCAACCGTAAAGGGGATAAAGACCACCATCCCGTTCTTTAAAACAACGCTTCGACATCCTGACTTTGTTAGAGGAAAGATCGACACCTCGTTCGTTCAGGATAAGCTAACCCAAACCTTTTACCAGGAGAAGAATGAGGAGATGGCTGCCGCCATGATTGCCCTACAGGCATACCTCGATGAAGTAAGAAAGATTGAGGAGGATGAAGTTGGAGTTACCAACGCATCGCCTTGGATATCGCGTATGTGGCACAAGCTAAGCTAA